From Halichoerus grypus chromosome 6, mHalGry1.hap1.1, whole genome shotgun sequence, one genomic window encodes:
- the BRI3 gene encoding membrane protein BRI3 translates to MDHKPLLQERPPAYNLEAGQGDFACGPHGYGAIPAAPPPPPYPYLVAGIPTHHPRVYNIHSRNVTRYPANSIVVVGGCPVCRVGVLEDSFTFLGIFLAIILFPFGFICCFALRKRRCPNCGANFT, encoded by the exons ATGGACCACAAGCCCCTGCTGCAGGAGCGGCCGCCCGCCTACAACCTGGAGGCCGGCCAGGGCGACTTCGCGTGCGGCCCGCACGGCTACGGCGCCATCCccgccgcgcccccgccgccgccctaCCCCTACCTCGTCGCAG GGatacccacccaccaccccagggTCTACAACATCCACAGTCGAAATGTCACCAGGTACCCTGCCAATTCCATCGTTGTCGTTGGAGGCTGCCCAGTCTGCAG AGTCGGGGTTCTGGAGGACTCCTTCACCTTCCTGGGCATCTTCTTGGCCATCATCTTGTTCCCATTTGGGTTCATCTGCTGTTTTGCCTTGAGGAAGCGAAGATGCCCCAACTGTGGAGCAAACTTCACTTAA